One region of Erwinia tracheiphila genomic DNA includes:
- a CDS encoding methyl-accepting chemotaxis protein has translation MFSRIRIATVILFLLGLFCVMQIVGSGLSFNSFRLDARNMHAVEVSSNQRETLGQTWAALLSACVTLSRAGTLAALSKPREQIISLMTRTQEDLNAADKAYREFDAIGVVSPEGQQLKQVMAVEYHNYYQELAQLITYLQNNQLQNFLDSPTQGKQDKFQGQYNLWMAHIDKMREHASQAGEGFYRQSKVIFIAAVLTSLLVTLAGIVWVRKVVIAPLTLMRGHFERIAAGDLGGHISANGRNELSQLFNSLHVMQTALASTVSSVRDGSHEMHTGIHEMASGNNDLSARTEQQAASLTETAASMEQLTATVSGNAENARLASQLAKDASNTANRGGTLTDKVVTTMNDIAASSKKIGDITSVIDGIAFQTNILALNAAVEAARAGEQGRGFAVVAGEVRSLAQRSAQAAREIKVLIEESVNRVEQGSALVASAGETMDEIVQSVTRVNDIMGEIASASDEQRRGIEQVARAVSQMDQVTQQNAALVEQAAAATEALEAQADHLTQAVKKFTLSSADEMGQPLALDVFRKNSLVLTP, from the coding sequence ATGTTCAGCCGGATCCGTATCGCCACCGTCATTTTGTTTTTGCTGGGGCTATTTTGCGTAATGCAAATTGTGGGTAGTGGCCTTTCTTTCAACTCGTTTCGTCTGGATGCGCGCAATATGCACGCCGTTGAAGTTAGCAGCAACCAGCGCGAAACCCTGGGGCAGACCTGGGCGGCCCTCCTAAGCGCCTGCGTAACACTGAGCCGTGCTGGCACGCTGGCTGCACTGAGCAAACCGCGCGAGCAAATAATAAGTTTAATGACAAGAACTCAGGAAGATCTGAATGCTGCCGATAAAGCCTACAGAGAGTTTGATGCCATCGGAGTGGTTTCACCTGAGGGGCAGCAGTTAAAGCAGGTGATGGCGGTGGAATATCACAATTATTATCAGGAACTGGCGCAACTGATTACTTATCTGCAAAACAATCAGCTGCAAAATTTCCTGGATTCCCCTACTCAGGGCAAGCAGGACAAATTCCAGGGGCAGTACAACCTGTGGATGGCGCATATCGACAAGATGCGTGAGCATGCCAGCCAGGCAGGGGAAGGTTTTTACCGGCAGTCAAAGGTGATTTTTATCGCTGCGGTGCTGACGTCATTACTGGTCACGCTGGCAGGCATTGTCTGGGTAAGGAAAGTGGTCATTGCGCCCCTGACCCTGATGCGTGGTCATTTTGAACGTATTGCGGCCGGCGATCTTGGTGGCCACATTTCGGCCAATGGCCGCAATGAACTGAGCCAGTTGTTTAACAGCCTGCATGTGATGCAAACCGCGCTGGCCAGTACGGTGAGCAGCGTTCGTGATGGTAGCCACGAAATGCATACAGGGATCCATGAAATGGCATCGGGTAATAACGATTTGTCGGCACGCACCGAGCAGCAGGCGGCTTCACTGACAGAAACGGCGGCGAGTATGGAACAACTGACCGCAACGGTAAGCGGCAATGCGGAAAACGCACGGCTGGCCTCTCAGCTGGCAAAAGACGCCTCAAACACTGCGAATCGCGGGGGAACGCTGACCGACAAGGTTGTCACCACCATGAATGATATTGCCGCCAGCTCGAAAAAAATTGGTGATATTACCAGCGTGATCGACGGTATCGCGTTCCAGACCAACATACTGGCGCTGAACGCCGCGGTTGAAGCGGCGCGTGCAGGTGAACAGGGCAGAGGGTTTGCGGTGGTTGCCGGGGAAGTTCGCAGCCTTGCACAGCGCAGCGCGCAGGCGGCAAGAGAGATTAAAGTGTTGATTGAAGAGTCGGTCAACCGTGTGGAGCAGGGTTCGGCACTGGTGGCCTCTGCCGGAGAAACCATGGATGAAATAGTCCAGAGCGTCACCCGAGTTAACGACATCATGGGGGAAATCGCCTCGGCTTCAGATGAGCAGCGTCGCGGTATAGAACAGGTTGCGCGGGCAGTCAGCCAGATGGACCAGGTCACGCAGCAGAATGCCGCATTAGTGGAACAGGCCGCCGCCGCGACCGAAGCACTTGAAGCGCAGGCCGATCATCTGACGCAGGCGGTGAAGAAATTTACCCTTTCTTCTGCGGATGAAATGGGTCAACCGCTGGCGCTGGATGTATTCAGGAAAAATAGCCTGGTTTTAACCCCTTAA
- the cheR gene encoding protein-glutamate O-methyltransferase CheR has translation MKKSTSLAPQENQTMLSQMVQRLPLSDAHFKRISQLIYQRAGIVLADHKREMVYNRLVRRLRMLDLDDFGRYLALLENDINSPEWQAFINSLTTNLTAFFREAHHFPILAEHAKKRGGSFNVWCAAASTGEEPYSLAITLAEILGTGPGKFQVYASDIDTQVLEKALAGVYRQEELRTLSPQQMQRFFFRGTGPHAGMVRVRPELANTVTFARLNLLANEWVLPGPFDAIFCRNVMIYFDKETQEKILRRFVTQLKPGGILFAGHSENFSQISKEFYLRGQTVYGLTKER, from the coding sequence ATGAAAAAATCGACGTCATTAGCACCGCAGGAAAATCAAACAATGCTGTCCCAGATGGTGCAGCGTCTCCCGCTCTCTGATGCGCATTTTAAACGTATCAGTCAGCTGATTTATCAGCGGGCGGGCATTGTTCTGGCCGATCACAAGCGCGAGATGGTTTACAACCGTCTGGTGCGCAGGCTGCGGATGCTGGACCTGGACGATTTTGGTCGCTATCTGGCGCTGCTGGAAAATGATATTAACAGCCCGGAATGGCAGGCGTTTATTAACTCGCTGACCACCAACCTGACGGCGTTTTTCCGCGAGGCGCACCACTTTCCGATTCTGGCGGAACATGCCAAAAAGCGCGGTGGCAGTTTTAACGTCTGGTGTGCCGCAGCGTCAACCGGCGAAGAACCCTACTCGCTGGCGATAACCCTGGCGGAAATCCTGGGTACCGGGCCGGGTAAATTTCAGGTATACGCCAGCGATATCGATACGCAGGTGTTGGAAAAGGCGCTGGCCGGGGTCTATCGCCAGGAGGAATTACGCACGCTTTCTCCACAGCAAATGCAGCGTTTTTTTTTCCGTGGTACCGGACCACATGCTGGCATGGTGCGGGTACGACCCGAGCTGGCGAATACCGTGACCTTTGCCCGGCTCAATTTGCTGGCTAATGAGTGGGTCTTACCTGGACCGTTTGATGCTATTTTTTGTCGTAATGTGATGATTTATTTTGATAAAGAAACGCAGGAGAAAATTCTGAGGCGCTTTGTCACGCAGCTTAAGCCAGGGGGAATTCTGTTTGCCGGCCATTCCGAGAATTTCAGCCAGATCAGCAAAGAATTTTATTTGCGCGGCCAGACGGTCTACGGACTGACTAAGGAAAGATAA
- a CDS encoding protein-glutamate methylesterase/protein-glutamine glutaminase: protein MGKIRVLCVDDSALMRQLMTEIINSHPDLEMVASAPDPLVARELIKEYNPDVLTLDVEMPRMDGLDFLEKLMRLRPMPVVMVSSLTGKGSEVTLRALELGAVDFVTKPSLGIREGMLAYSQMIGDKVRAAAKARLHTRGLLPAPVMLKAGPLLSSEKLIAIGASTGGTEAIRHVLQPLPITSPALLITQHMPAGFTRSFADRLNKLCQITVKEAEDGERILPGHAYIAPGAMHLELARSGANYQVKLNDGPPVNRHKPSVDVLFKSVAQFAGRNAVGVILTGMGNDGAAGLLAMNKAGAWTIAQNEESCVVFGMPREAITLGGASEVVDLHQVSQHMLAKISAGQALRI from the coding sequence ATGGGCAAAATCAGAGTGTTATGCGTAGATGATTCCGCGCTTATGCGTCAGCTAATGACTGAAATCATCAACAGCCATCCCGACCTTGAGATGGTCGCTTCCGCCCCCGACCCGCTGGTAGCGCGGGAGCTGATTAAAGAATACAACCCGGACGTGCTGACGCTGGATGTGGAAATGCCGCGGATGGACGGCCTGGATTTTCTTGAGAAATTGATGCGTCTGCGGCCAATGCCAGTGGTGATGGTCTCCTCTTTGACCGGGAAAGGGTCGGAAGTCACCCTGAGAGCGTTGGAGCTAGGCGCGGTGGACTTTGTGACTAAACCATCGCTGGGTATTCGCGAGGGAATGCTGGCCTACAGCCAGATGATTGGCGACAAGGTGCGTGCGGCAGCAAAAGCCAGGCTGCACACACGAGGGCTGCTGCCTGCTCCCGTTATGCTAAAAGCCGGACCGCTGCTGAGTAGCGAAAAGCTGATTGCTATTGGCGCATCAACGGGCGGCACTGAGGCAATCAGGCACGTCCTGCAACCGCTTCCGATAACCAGCCCGGCATTGCTTATTACTCAGCATATGCCGGCGGGCTTCACCCGCTCTTTCGCCGACCGCTTAAACAAGCTGTGCCAGATTACGGTGAAAGAAGCGGAAGATGGTGAACGTATTCTGCCCGGTCATGCTTACATTGCACCCGGTGCGATGCATCTGGAGCTGGCCCGCAGTGGTGCTAACTATCAGGTTAAACTGAATGATGGACCACCGGTAAATCGTCATAAACCGTCGGTCGATGTGTTGTTTAAATCAGTGGCACAGTTTGCAGGCCGGAATGCGGTGGGAGTGATCCTGACCGGGATGGGTAACGACGGTGCAGCGGGCCTGCTGGCAATGAATAAAGCGGGAGCCTGGACCATTGCGCAGAATGAAGAAAGCTGTGTGGTATTTGGCATGCCCCGCGAGGCCATTACCCTCGGGGGGGCCAGTGAAGTGGTGGATTTGCACCAGGTTAGCCAGCATATGCTGGCAAAAATTAGCGCCGGACAGGCATTACGAATCTAA
- the cheY gene encoding chemotaxis response regulator CheY → MADKNMRFLVVDDFNTMRRIVRNLLKELGFNNVEEAEDGVDALAKLRAGGFDFVISDWNMPNMDGLQLLQTIRADTTLGKLPVLMVTAEAKKENIVAAAQAGASGYVVKPFTAATLEEKLGKIFEKLGM, encoded by the coding sequence ATGGCTGATAAGAATATGCGGTTTCTGGTGGTGGACGACTTTAACACTATGCGCCGCATCGTCCGTAACCTGCTGAAAGAACTCGGCTTCAACAATGTTGAAGAAGCCGAGGATGGCGTCGATGCGCTGGCCAAACTGCGTGCGGGGGGCTTCGACTTTGTGATTTCCGACTGGAACATGCCCAACATGGACGGATTGCAGCTGCTGCAAACCATCCGTGCTGACACCACCCTGGGCAAGCTGCCGGTGCTGATGGTCACGGCAGAAGCCAAAAAAGAAAACATTGTTGCGGCTGCCCAGGCAGGTGCCAGTGGCTACGTTGTTAAACCCTTTACTGCAGCCACGCTTGAAGAGAAGTTAGGTAAAATCTTCGAAAAGCTGGGTATGTAA
- the cheZ gene encoding protein phosphatase CheZ produces the protein MSNIPKPSVDAASAQDIISRIGSLTRMLRDSLRELGLDQAIAEAAEAIPDARDRLDYVVQMTAQAAERALNCVEASQPRQTLMENGAKALKGRWDEWFENPIELADARSLVSDTRSYLESVPEHTGFTNAQLMEIMMAQDFQDLTGQVIKRMMDVIQEIERQLLMVLLENIPDQPDRPKKDANSLLNGPQINGTAPGVVANQDQVDDLLDSLGF, from the coding sequence ATGAGCAATATTCCGAAACCAAGTGTTGATGCTGCCTCGGCGCAAGACATCATCTCCCGAATCGGTTCACTGACGCGCATGCTGCGTGACAGCCTGCGTGAGCTGGGTCTGGATCAGGCGATTGCCGAAGCGGCGGAAGCCATTCCCGACGCACGCGATCGTCTGGATTACGTAGTACAAATGACCGCGCAGGCGGCGGAACGCGCACTAAACTGCGTGGAAGCGTCGCAGCCTCGCCAGACACTGATGGAGAACGGAGCGAAAGCACTGAAAGGACGCTGGGATGAGTGGTTTGAAAATCCTATTGAACTGGCAGATGCCCGCTCGCTGGTTTCGGATACCCGTAGCTATCTGGAATCCGTACCGGAGCATACCGGTTTTACCAACGCCCAGCTGATGGAAATCATGATGGCGCAGGATTTCCAGGATCTTACCGGCCAGGTCATCAAGCGCATGATGGATGTAATCCAGGAAATTGAGCGTCAGCTACTGATGGTGCTGTTGGAAAACATACCGGATCAGCCTGACAGGCCGAAAAAAGATGCCAACAGCCTGCTCAATGGCCCACAGATCAACGGCACCGCACCCGGTGTGGTGGCGAACCAGGACCAGGTTGACGACCTGCTGGACAGTCTCGGGTTCTGA
- the flhB gene encoding flagellar biosynthesis protein FlhB: MSGESEEEKTEAATAHRLEKAREEGQIPRSRELTSVLMLVAGLTILWAGGALMSRKIALLLAEGLHFDHSVVSDTSQMLRQMSNLLLEAVFVLLPMMGGLVLVAIAAPMLLGGVMINGKAIKVDFGKMNPIKGLGRLVSGQTAAELLKSVLKAVLVGVVTWIYIRHHWPDMLRLIGESPYTALASSLNMIALCCILVVLGLAPMVGFDVFWQLYSYFKGLRMTRQDIRDEYKQQEGDPHVKGRIRQQMRAAARRRMMTDIPKADVIVTNPTHFSVALQYDERKMSAPKVLAKGAGDIALRIRELGKEHRIPVLEAPSLARALYRHTEIGQHIPGTLYAAVAEVLAWVWQLRRWKIEGGLAPKKPNNLPVPEALDFDPGEKE; the protein is encoded by the coding sequence GTGTCCGGTGAAAGCGAAGAGGAAAAGACCGAAGCCGCAACGGCCCACCGACTTGAAAAAGCGCGTGAAGAGGGCCAGATACCGCGATCGCGCGAGCTGACGTCGGTACTGATGCTGGTCGCAGGACTGACTATTCTGTGGGCTGGCGGCGCGTTAATGTCCCGCAAAATTGCTCTGTTGCTGGCGGAGGGACTGCATTTCGATCACTCCGTAGTGAGCGATACCAGCCAAATGCTGCGCCAAATGAGTAACCTGCTGCTGGAGGCAGTGTTTGTGCTGCTGCCGATGATGGGTGGGCTGGTGCTGGTCGCTATTGCTGCACCTATGCTGCTTGGTGGGGTGATGATCAACGGTAAAGCGATTAAAGTTGATTTTGGCAAGATGAACCCGATTAAAGGACTGGGACGACTGGTTTCCGGCCAGACCGCTGCGGAGTTGCTCAAATCAGTGCTTAAGGCTGTGCTGGTTGGCGTAGTTACCTGGATTTATATCCGGCATCACTGGCCCGATATGCTCAGGCTGATCGGCGAATCGCCGTATACCGCGCTGGCCAGTTCGCTGAACATGATTGCGCTGTGCTGCATTCTGGTGGTGCTGGGGCTGGCCCCGATGGTGGGATTTGACGTGTTCTGGCAGCTTTACAGCTACTTTAAAGGGTTACGCATGACCCGCCAGGATATCCGCGATGAATATAAACAGCAGGAAGGTGACCCCCACGTAAAAGGGCGCATTCGCCAGCAAATGCGCGCCGCGGCACGTCGTCGCATGATGACTGATATTCCCAAAGCAGATGTGATTGTCACCAACCCAACGCATTTCTCTGTGGCACTGCAATATGACGAACGAAAAATGAGTGCGCCAAAGGTGCTTGCCAAAGGAGCGGGTGATATTGCTCTGCGCATTCGTGAACTGGGCAAAGAACACCGTATCCCGGTGTTGGAAGCACCCTCACTGGCCCGTGCGCTCTACCGGCACACAGAAATAGGCCAGCATATTCCCGGCACGCTTTATGCGGCGGTCGCTGAAGTGTTAGCCTGGGTCTGGCAGCTCCGTCGCTGGAAAATCGAAGGCGGCCTGGCTCCGAAGAAACCCAATAATTTACCGGTGCCGGAAGCACTTGATTTTGATCCAGGAGAAAAAGAGTAA
- the flhA gene encoding flagellar biosynthesis protein FlhA gives MASLSTLLRLPNIKDTQWQVMAGPVLILMILSMMVLPLPSFVLDLLFTFNIALSIMVLLVAMFTQRTLEFAAFPTILLFSTLLRLALNVASTRIILLEGHTGASAAGHVVEAFGHFLVGGNFAIGIVVFIILVIINFMVITKGAGRIAEVGARFVLDGMPGKQMAIDADLNAGLIGEEVAKKRRSEVTQEADFYGSMDGASKFVRGDAIAGIMIMVINVIGGLLVGVVQHGMDVGHAAESYTLLTIGDGLVAQIPALVISTAAGVIVTRVSTEQDVGEQMVRQLFTNPRVMMLSAGVLGMLGLVPGMPNFVFLLFTAALLGLAWYLRGKQAKPKVEPQGGVVKTTETPANVEASWTDVQLEDSLGMEVGYRLIPMVDHLQDGELLGRIRSIRKKFAQEMGFLPPVVHIRDNMELPPARYRILMKGVEIGSGDAYPGRWMAINPGTAAGTLPGEATVDPAFGLAAIWIDSALKEQAQIQGYTVVEASTVVATHLNHLIGQHASELFGRQEAQQLLDRVTQEMPKLTEDLIPGVITLTTLHKVLQNLLAERVSIRDMRTIIETLAEHAPVQNDPQELTAVVRVALGRAITQQWFPGTGEAQVIGLDTTLERLLLQALQGGGGLEPGLADRLLAQAQSALAHQESLGAPPVLLVNHPLRALLARFLRRNLPQLMVISNLEMTDNRQIRMTSTIGGY, from the coding sequence ATGGCTTCTTTGTCGACGTTATTACGGTTACCGAATATTAAGGATACCCAGTGGCAGGTGATGGCCGGTCCGGTATTGATTCTGATGATCCTGTCAATGATGGTGCTGCCGCTGCCGTCGTTTGTCCTCGATCTACTTTTTACCTTTAATATCGCGCTGTCGATTATGGTGTTGCTGGTGGCCATGTTCACCCAGCGTACGCTGGAGTTTGCCGCGTTTCCCACCATTCTGCTGTTTTCAACGTTGCTGCGTCTGGCGCTGAACGTCGCATCCACCCGTATCATTCTGTTGGAAGGCCATACCGGTGCCAGTGCTGCCGGTCATGTGGTAGAAGCCTTTGGCCACTTTCTGGTAGGCGGTAACTTCGCTATCGGTATCGTGGTGTTTATCATCCTCGTCATCATTAATTTTATGGTTATCACCAAGGGTGCCGGACGTATCGCGGAAGTCGGCGCACGTTTTGTTCTGGACGGAATGCCGGGTAAACAGATGGCGATTGATGCCGATCTGAACGCCGGGCTTATCGGCGAAGAAGTGGCGAAGAAACGCCGTTCTGAAGTGACTCAGGAAGCCGATTTTTATGGTTCCATGGATGGTGCCAGTAAGTTTGTGCGTGGGGACGCCATCGCCGGGATTATGATCATGGTGATTAACGTGATCGGCGGCCTGCTGGTGGGTGTTGTTCAGCATGGTATGGACGTTGGCCACGCGGCGGAAAGTTACACGCTGCTGACCATTGGTGATGGTCTGGTGGCGCAGATCCCCGCGCTGGTTATCTCCACTGCGGCGGGCGTTATTGTTACTCGCGTCAGCACCGAGCAGGACGTGGGTGAGCAGATGGTCAGGCAGTTGTTTACCAACCCGCGGGTAATGATGCTCAGTGCCGGAGTACTGGGGATGCTGGGATTGGTACCCGGCATGCCTAATTTTGTTTTTCTGCTGTTCACCGCTGCGCTGCTTGGCCTCGCATGGTATCTGCGCGGTAAACAAGCTAAACCGAAGGTGGAACCGCAGGGTGGCGTGGTGAAAACCACCGAAACACCGGCCAACGTTGAGGCGTCCTGGACCGATGTGCAACTGGAAGATTCACTGGGTATGGAAGTGGGTTACCGTCTGATCCCCATGGTCGACCATTTACAGGATGGCGAACTGCTGGGACGTATCCGCAGTATCCGTAAGAAATTTGCTCAGGAGATGGGCTTTCTGCCGCCGGTGGTGCACATTCGGGATAATATGGAATTACCGCCCGCGCGCTACCGGATTTTGATGAAAGGCGTCGAAATAGGCAGTGGTGATGCCTATCCGGGTCGCTGGATGGCGATTAACCCCGGCACTGCTGCCGGAACGTTACCCGGAGAAGCCACAGTCGATCCCGCCTTTGGTCTGGCGGCTATCTGGATTGACAGCGCCCTGAAAGAGCAGGCGCAGATTCAGGGCTATACCGTGGTGGAAGCCAGTACCGTGGTGGCAACGCACCTGAATCATCTGATTGGTCAGCACGCCAGTGAGCTGTTTGGTCGCCAGGAAGCACAGCAGCTGCTGGATCGTGTGACGCAGGAAATGCCAAAACTGACGGAGGATTTAATCCCTGGCGTGATCACCCTGACCACGCTGCACAAAGTGCTGCAAAATTTGCTGGCAGAGCGGGTTTCTATCCGCGATATGCGAACGATTATTGAGACGCTGGCGGAACATGCACCGGTTCAGAACGATCCGCAGGAACTGACCGCTGTGGTGCGTGTCGCGCTGGGCCGGGCGATTACGCAACAGTGGTTTCCCGGGACGGGGGAAGCGCAGGTTATCGGGCTGGACACCACGCTGGAGCGTTTGCTGCTTCAGGCATTGCAGGGCGGTGGTGGACTGGAGCCGGGCCTTGCCGATCGTCTTCTGGCGCAGGCGCAGAGCGCACTGGCCCATCAGGAATCGCTTGGCGCACCACCGGTACTGCTGGTTAACCATCCACTGCGCGCGCTTCTTGCCCGCTTCCTGCGTCGTAATCTGCCGCAGCTGATGGTGATTTCAAATCTTGAGATGACCGATAATCGTCAGATCCGCATGACCTCGACCATTGGTGGATATTGA
- the flhE gene encoding flagellar protein FlhE: MKRLFFLLAALLPAAAAAAAGGGWQASSSGPGLQIRGQQMFSPALSAPEKSSGVITQISWRYRLNAPPPSGLIVHLCTQTRCVVLEGASGSTRGLTDVNAAENLHFVYSVQGKGKLPQTLRVLSNEVMVNYR, from the coding sequence ATGAAGCGGCTTTTCTTTCTGCTGGCGGCGCTTCTGCCCGCCGCCGCCGCCGCCGCCGCCGGCGGGGGCTGGCAGGCGAGCAGCAGTGGTCCGGGACTGCAAATTCGTGGTCAGCAGATGTTTTCGCCAGCACTGAGTGCCCCTGAGAAGAGCAGCGGCGTCATTACCCAGATTTCCTGGCGCTACAGGTTAAACGCGCCGCCGCCGTCGGGACTGATAGTCCATCTCTGTACTCAGACGCGCTGTGTGGTGCTTGAAGGTGCCAGCGGTAGCACGCGCGGACTGACCGACGTCAATGCAGCGGAAAATTTACATTTTGTTTACAGCGTTCAGGGCAAGGGCAAACTACCGCAAACGCTACGGGTGCTCAGTAATGAAGTGATGGTCAATTACCGCTGA
- the argS gene encoding arginine--tRNA ligase: MNIQALLSEKVSQAMIAAGAPVDCEPQLRQSARDQFGNYQANGIMAVAKKLGKAPRQLAEEVLTHLDLQGIVSNVEIAGPGFINLFLDPIWVAAQVDNVITDPRVGLATVEKQTIVVDYSAPNVAKEMHVGHVRSTIIGDAAVRTLSFLGHNVIRANHVGDWGTQFGMLIAYLEKQQNEHHEDIALADLEAFYRQAKRTYDENAEFAKRARSYVVKLQNGDAYCRTQWKKLVDITMSQNQLIYDRMNVTLTRNDVMGESLYNSMLPQIVTDLKAKGMAVESEGATVVFLDEYQNKEGESMGVIIQKKDGGYLYTTTDIACAKYRYETLHADRVLYYIDSRQHQHLQQVWAIVRKAGYVPASVTLEHHAFGMMLGKDGKPFKTRSGGTIKLSDLLDEAVERATRLVREKNPGMPADELAKLANIVAIGAVKYADLSKNRTTDYVFDWDNMLTFEGNTAPYMQYAYTRVLSVFRKAGIDESALTANTVIGDAREAALAVRLLQFEETIMQVARDGTPHVMCAYLYDLAGLFSGFYEHCPILTAEDETTRHSRLKLALLTAKTLKLGLETLGIGTVERM, translated from the coding sequence TTGAACATTCAGGCTCTTCTTTCAGAAAAAGTCAGTCAGGCGATGATTGCGGCAGGCGCACCCGTCGATTGCGAACCGCAACTACGGCAATCAGCCAGGGACCAGTTTGGGAATTATCAGGCAAACGGCATCATGGCCGTGGCAAAAAAACTGGGTAAGGCTCCGCGGCAGCTGGCGGAAGAAGTGCTGACACACCTTGATTTACAAGGCATCGTCAGCAATGTTGAAATTGCTGGCCCGGGCTTCATTAACCTGTTTCTCGACCCGATCTGGGTTGCCGCGCAGGTAGATAACGTGATTACCGATCCGCGCGTGGGCTTGGCGACCGTTGAAAAACAAACCATTGTTGTCGACTATTCTGCGCCTAACGTGGCCAAAGAAATGCATGTGGGGCATGTGCGCTCAACCATTATTGGCGATGCAGCCGTGCGAACGCTGTCATTTCTCGGCCATAATGTTATTCGCGCTAACCACGTCGGCGACTGGGGCACCCAGTTTGGTATGCTGATTGCCTATCTTGAGAAACAGCAGAATGAACATCATGAGGACATTGCGCTGGCAGACCTGGAAGCCTTTTACCGGCAAGCGAAGCGCACCTATGATGAAAACGCGGAATTTGCTAAACGCGCACGCAGCTACGTGGTGAAATTGCAGAACGGCGATGCGTATTGTCGCACCCAGTGGAAAAAACTGGTCGACATTACCATGTCGCAGAATCAGTTAATCTATGACCGCATGAATGTCACCCTCACCCGTAACGACGTTATGGGTGAAAGCCTTTATAACTCCATGTTACCGCAGATCGTCACCGACCTGAAAGCAAAAGGCATGGCGGTGGAAAGCGAAGGTGCGACCGTGGTTTTCCTTGATGAGTACCAGAACAAGGAGGGAGAATCGATGGGCGTCATCATCCAGAAAAAGGATGGCGGCTACCTGTACACCACTACCGATATCGCCTGCGCGAAATATCGCTACGAAACCCTGCATGCGGACCGCGTGCTCTACTACATTGATTCCCGCCAGCACCAGCATCTGCAACAGGTATGGGCCATCGTGCGCAAAGCAGGCTACGTGCCGGCGTCCGTTACGCTTGAGCACCATGCGTTCGGCATGATGCTCGGTAAAGACGGCAAGCCTTTCAAAACCCGTTCCGGTGGCACCATCAAGCTGTCGGATCTGCTGGATGAAGCAGTAGAGCGTGCAACTCGGCTGGTCAGGGAGAAAAATCCTGGCATGCCTGCTGATGAGCTGGCAAAGCTGGCAAACATCGTGGCTATCGGTGCGGTGAAATACGCAGACCTGTCCAAGAATCGGACCACCGATTACGTCTTCGACTGGGATAATATGCTGACCTTTGAAGGTAACACCGCGCCTTACATGCAATATGCCTACACTCGCGTGTTGTCGGTGTTTCGTAAGGCAGGGATTGATGAAAGCGCACTGACCGCAAACACCGTCATCGGTGACGCGCGCGAAGCTGCGCTGGCCGTGCGTCTGTTGCAGTTCGAAGAAACCATCATGCAAGTCGCACGTGACGGTACGCCACACGTAATGTGTGCTTATTTGTACGATCTGGCCGGGCTGTTCTCAGGATTTTACGAACACTGTCCGATTCTGACAGCCGAAGACGAAACCACCCGACACAGTCGCCTGAAGCTGGCGCTGCTGACGGCGAAAACCCTCAAGCTGGGGCTGGAAACACTCGGTATTGGCACGGTGGAAAGAATGTAA
- a CDS encoding VOC family protein, with protein sequence MSHYQFVEELTDLASDFPDFLHAVFKLADLLGLQPGGLHADHIAVRCFQKETAERWKKGFLQHGVLLSEKMINGRPVALFEFDTPLPVGPWLIPVVELPWPGEKRYRHEGWEHVEIVLRCPEEELISQALALCMGEGLGRPGISVRHSSPEGEGERLANPTLAISDGRVTIKFHPWSLKEIVQSEL encoded by the coding sequence ATGTCCCACTATCAATTCGTTGAAGAATTAACCGATCTGGCCAGTGATTTTCCCGATTTTTTACACGCTGTTTTTAAACTTGCGGATTTGTTAGGGCTTCAACCCGGCGGACTCCATGCCGATCACATAGCGGTGAGGTGTTTCCAGAAGGAAACCGCTGAACGATGGAAAAAAGGTTTTTTGCAACACGGCGTGTTGCTGTCAGAAAAGATGATTAACGGCCGGCCGGTAGCACTGTTTGAGTTTGATACGCCTTTGCCAGTAGGGCCCTGGTTGATACCCGTGGTGGAGCTGCCGTGGCCCGGTGAAAAACGCTATCGCCATGAAGGCTGGGAGCACGTGGAAATTGTGCTGCGCTGTCCGGAGGAGGAGTTAATCAGTCAGGCACTGGCGCTGTGTATGGGCGAAGGGCTTGGCCGCCCTGGTATCTCTGTCAGACACAGCTCACCTGAAGGCGAGGGCGAACGCCTTGCCAACCCAACGCTGGCTATTTCAGACGGACGTGTGACCATCAAGTTCCATCCCTGGAGCCTTAAAGAGATTGTGCAGAGTGAGTTATAA